The following proteins are co-located in the Salinigranum halophilum genome:
- a CDS encoding MATE family efflux transporter — translation MSALHRLLTVLAGLLARAGVIEETRLRETTDLAWPRILTGFAIMSKRTVDLAVVGLAIGPTAVAGLTVANAYWTVGKFAFIGLSGGTIALVSQNYGGGDSTRAARAVEASLIVATVASLPLVVLFVFGARPLVELLGNDARTLTYGATYLAVVAPGLVFEALNLVASRTYAGVGDTLTPMALRATGAVLNIVLSAGLVLGLGYGVAGAAIGTTLSTVFVAVAFAWGMSGRAYLPRQGVSGASPIPVRFDARPDRDLFRQLLSIATPLVARRIAQAAVVFPLLALAAVFGPLVVAAIGVARQVRALLDSFGWGFSIATSTLVGQSLGRGDEATAAAYGWEITKLSCLVYVSVAVLVLGFAEPIARVFVDGEGVATTTRFVRVAAVSVVALGIDGSVTGTLRGAGDTRVPFLATLGGLYLVALPLAWLGTVTAWGVLGLMAALVAETFVPMVVNYARFRAGTWKAVSRGYRPDQGERVGQD, via the coding sequence GTGAGCGCCCTCCACCGACTGTTGACCGTGCTGGCCGGTCTGCTCGCCCGCGCGGGCGTCATCGAGGAGACGCGGCTCCGCGAGACGACGGACCTCGCGTGGCCGCGCATCCTCACGGGGTTCGCCATCATGTCGAAGCGGACCGTCGACCTGGCCGTCGTCGGCCTCGCCATCGGGCCGACGGCCGTCGCGGGCCTCACCGTCGCCAACGCCTACTGGACGGTCGGCAAGTTCGCGTTCATCGGGCTGTCCGGCGGCACCATCGCCCTCGTCTCACAGAACTACGGCGGGGGCGACTCCACCCGCGCCGCCCGCGCCGTCGAAGCCAGCCTCATCGTCGCCACCGTCGCCTCGCTCCCGCTCGTCGTCCTCTTCGTGTTCGGTGCGCGCCCGCTCGTCGAACTGCTCGGAAACGACGCGCGGACGCTGACCTACGGCGCGACGTACCTCGCGGTCGTCGCGCCCGGACTCGTGTTCGAGGCGCTCAACCTCGTCGCCTCGCGGACCTACGCGGGCGTCGGTGACACGCTGACGCCGATGGCGCTCCGGGCGACGGGAGCCGTGCTCAACATCGTCCTCAGTGCGGGGCTCGTCCTCGGCCTCGGGTACGGCGTCGCCGGGGCCGCCATCGGGACGACGCTCTCGACGGTGTTCGTCGCCGTCGCCTTCGCCTGGGGGATGTCCGGGCGCGCGTACCTCCCACGACAGGGAGTGAGCGGCGCCAGCCCCATCCCCGTCCGGTTCGACGCGCGGCCCGACCGTGACCTCTTCAGGCAGCTCCTCAGCATCGCGACGCCGCTCGTCGCACGCCGCATCGCCCAGGCCGCCGTCGTCTTCCCGCTGTTGGCCCTCGCGGCCGTCTTCGGCCCGCTCGTGGTCGCTGCAATCGGTGTCGCCCGGCAGGTCCGCGCGCTCCTCGACAGCTTCGGCTGGGGGTTCTCCATCGCCACCTCGACCCTCGTCGGCCAGTCGCTCGGCCGCGGCGACGAAGCTACCGCGGCCGCGTACGGCTGGGAGATAACCAAGCTCTCGTGTCTCGTCTACGTCTCCGTCGCCGTCCTCGTCCTCGGCTTCGCCGAACCCATCGCCCGGGTGTTCGTCGACGGTGAGGGGGTGGCGACGACCACCCGGTTCGTCCGTGTCGCCGCCGTGAGCGTCGTCGCACTCGGCATCGACGGCTCCGTCACCGGAACGCTCCGCGGGGCCGGCGACACGCGGGTCCCGTTCCTCGCGACGCTCGGCGGGCTCTATCTCGTCGCCCTGCCGCTCGCGTGGCTCGGCACGGTGACGGCGTGGGGTGTCCTCGGACTCATGGCCGCGCTCGTCGCCGAGACGTTCGTTCCGATGGTCGTCAACTACGCCCGCTTCCGCGCGGGCACCTGGAAGGCGGTGAGTCGTGGCTACCGCCCCGACCAGGGCGAGCGGGTCGGACAGGACTGA
- the aglF gene encoding UTP--glucose-1-phosphate uridylyltransferase AglF, whose product MKAVVLAAGKGTRLRPLTDEKPKGMVEVDGKPILTHCLDKLIDLGAEEFVVVVGYMKEKIIQYYGDEYEGVPITYSHQREQNGLAHALLTVEDHIDDDFMLILGDNIFNANLKDVVRRQQEDRADAAFLVEEVPWEDASRYGVCDTNKYGEIVEVIEKPDDPPSNLVMTGFYTFTPAIFHACHLVQPSNRGEYEISEAIDLLIRSGRTIDAIKLEGWRMDIGYPEDRDEAEKRLQEAREAE is encoded by the coding sequence ATGAAAGCTGTCGTACTCGCCGCAGGGAAGGGGACTCGTCTGCGACCGCTCACCGACGAGAAGCCGAAGGGGATGGTTGAGGTCGACGGAAAACCGATTCTCACCCACTGTCTGGACAAACTCATCGACCTCGGTGCCGAGGAGTTCGTCGTCGTCGTCGGCTACATGAAAGAGAAGATCATCCAGTACTACGGCGACGAGTATGAGGGTGTGCCCATCACCTACAGCCACCAGCGCGAGCAGAACGGGCTCGCCCACGCGTTGCTCACCGTCGAGGACCACATCGACGACGACTTCATGCTCATTCTCGGCGACAACATCTTCAACGCGAACCTCAAGGACGTCGTCCGCCGGCAGCAAGAAGACCGCGCCGACGCGGCGTTCCTCGTCGAGGAGGTGCCGTGGGAAGACGCCTCTCGGTACGGGGTCTGTGACACCAACAAGTACGGCGAGATCGTCGAGGTCATCGAGAAGCCCGACGACCCGCCGTCGAACCTGGTGATGACCGGATTCTACACCTTCACGCCCGCCATCTTCCACGCCTGTCACCTCGTCCAGCCCTCGAACCGCGGCGAGTACGAGATCAGTGAGGCCATCGACCTGCTCATCCGCTCGGGGCGGACCATCGACGCCATCAAACTGGAGGGGTGGCGGATGGACATCGGCTACCCCGAGGACAGAGACGAGGCCGAGAAGCGACTCCAAGAGGCGCGCGAGGCGGAGTAA
- a CDS encoding MFS transporter, protein MAPSTTHGRELWVIVAAATLTVMAGAIVAPVVPQIQRELGVSGTAAGLIITTHGGVIVLASPLVGALVDRVGPRRPFVGGLVVYGLGGGAGFVADGFGPLLASRVVLGVGTAAVYTAVTVLIYDLYEGQAMERALGYRSSANSLGAAVWPLVGGAAGVVAWNVPFGIYLVALPLGLVAAATVPETRSTPDGTSEAGGSAGSRASLSTRLAATLATFRDRPGLPLVYLLAFGANALLYVVVVFYPQFLSRVGVSSSFAISLYLAANGAAGGVAAVGYDRLVDRAARSTLVLVALVCWTVGFALAAVVETRAGAVVPVVLLGLGVGLVFPSTFAWVERFAPAEKTGQFSSYIASFGYTGQFLSPLLFGPLVPLVGVRGVFGAAAGVAGVGALGLGVWAWRRASAVADA, encoded by the coding sequence GTGGCTCCCTCGACGACACACGGACGAGAGCTGTGGGTCATCGTCGCGGCTGCGACGCTGACCGTCATGGCCGGCGCTATCGTCGCGCCCGTCGTCCCGCAGATTCAGCGCGAACTCGGTGTCTCGGGGACGGCGGCCGGCCTCATCATCACGACACACGGCGGGGTGATTGTCCTCGCGAGCCCGCTGGTGGGTGCGCTCGTCGACCGGGTCGGCCCCCGTCGCCCGTTCGTCGGCGGCCTCGTCGTCTACGGACTCGGCGGCGGCGCGGGGTTCGTGGCCGACGGCTTCGGCCCGCTGCTCGCGTCTCGCGTCGTCCTCGGCGTCGGGACAGCGGCCGTCTACACCGCGGTGACAGTCCTCATCTACGACCTGTACGAGGGGCAGGCGATGGAACGCGCCCTCGGCTACCGGAGCAGCGCGAACAGCCTCGGTGCGGCCGTCTGGCCGCTCGTGGGCGGGGCGGCCGGTGTCGTCGCGTGGAACGTCCCGTTCGGTATCTACCTCGTCGCGCTCCCGCTCGGACTCGTCGCCGCGGCGACGGTCCCCGAGACGCGGTCGACACCGGACGGGACGAGCGAAGCCGGAGGCAGCGCGGGGTCCAGAGCGAGCCTGTCGACGCGGCTCGCCGCGACGCTCGCGACGTTCCGCGACCGACCAGGGCTGCCGCTCGTGTATCTCCTCGCGTTCGGCGCGAACGCGTTACTGTACGTCGTCGTGGTGTTCTACCCGCAGTTCCTCTCCCGCGTCGGCGTGTCGTCCTCGTTCGCGATCAGCCTCTACCTCGCCGCGAACGGTGCTGCGGGTGGCGTCGCGGCCGTCGGCTACGATCGACTCGTCGACCGCGCCGCCCGTTCGACACTGGTTCTCGTCGCGCTCGTGTGCTGGACTGTCGGGTTCGCCCTCGCCGCAGTCGTCGAGACGCGCGCCGGGGCCGTCGTCCCCGTCGTCCTGCTCGGACTCGGCGTCGGACTGGTGTTCCCGTCGACGTTCGCCTGGGTCGAGCGGTTCGCGCCCGCCGAGAAGACGGGGCAGTTCAGTTCGTACATCGCGTCGTTCGGGTACACCGGGCAGTTCCTCTCGCCGCTTCTCTTCGGCCCGCTCGTCCCGCTCGTCGGCGTTCGCGGCGTGTTCGGTGCCGCGGCGGGCGTGGCCGGCGTCGGCGCGCTCGGTCTCGGCGTCTGGGCGTGGCGTCGCGCCAGCGCCGTGGCTGACGCGTGA
- a CDS encoding aldo/keto reductase: MSYTRLGRTGLEVSRLCLGCMNFGSGQEWMIGDRERSIDLIREALDAGVNFLDTANAYSRGESEEIVGEAIEGYDREELVLATKVYFPMGEGPNKSGLSRKHILDQVERSLDRLGTDYIDLYQIHRWDSAVPIEETLSALDSLVESGTVRYLGASTMSAYRFTRALYTADVEGYERFACMQPEYNAVDRHEEANLLPVCTGEGVGVIPWSPLAGGFLTGKYSRDADIPDGTRAETDEYTENRFTDENWAVLDAIREVADEVDATPAQVSLAWLLHKDVVDAPIVGPRTERHLHENLAAVEVDLTDDQLERIEAPKTPRWPAPGKD; encoded by the coding sequence ATGTCGTACACGCGACTCGGACGCACCGGCCTCGAGGTCTCACGGCTCTGTCTCGGCTGTATGAACTTCGGCTCCGGCCAGGAGTGGATGATCGGCGACCGCGAGCGGTCCATCGACCTCATCCGCGAGGCGCTCGATGCGGGGGTGAACTTCCTCGATACGGCGAACGCCTACTCACGAGGGGAGTCCGAGGAGATCGTCGGGGAGGCAATCGAGGGGTACGACCGCGAGGAACTCGTCCTCGCGACGAAGGTGTACTTCCCGATGGGTGAGGGGCCGAACAAGTCGGGACTCTCCCGCAAACACATCCTCGACCAGGTCGAGCGCTCTCTCGACCGACTCGGGACGGACTACATCGACCTCTACCAGATCCACCGGTGGGACTCCGCGGTCCCGATCGAAGAGACGCTCTCAGCGCTCGATTCCCTCGTCGAGTCGGGAACAGTGCGGTATCTCGGCGCTTCGACCATGTCGGCGTACCGGTTCACCAGAGCACTGTACACCGCCGACGTCGAGGGGTACGAGCGCTTCGCCTGTATGCAGCCCGAGTACAATGCCGTCGACCGACACGAAGAGGCGAACCTCCTTCCCGTCTGTACGGGCGAGGGCGTCGGCGTCATCCCGTGGTCGCCGCTCGCCGGCGGCTTCCTCACCGGCAAGTACAGCCGTGACGCCGACATCCCCGACGGGACGCGCGCGGAGACCGACGAGTACACCGAGAACCGATTCACCGACGAGAACTGGGCTGTCCTCGACGCGATCCGGGAGGTCGCAGACGAGGTCGACGCCACGCCTGCGCAGGTGTCGCTCGCGTGGCTCCTCCACAAAGACGTCGTCGACGCGCCCATCGTCGGCCCCCGCACCGAGCGGCACCTCCACGAGAACCTCGCGGCCGTCGAGGTCGACCTCACCGACGACCAGCTCGAACGGATCGAGGCACCGAAGACGCCGCGATGGCCCGCACCGGGGAAAGACTGA
- a CDS encoding phosphoribosyltransferase — MFDDRTDAGRQLADLIEGHDVEADVVLAIPRGGLPVGRAVADALAVPLDIVAARKLGAPGNPEFAIGAVASDGTVFLNDEYIDQLGVDESYVDDAIERERAAAQEKVDRYRGDRPPLDLHDKTVVVVDDGVATGATTIACLRQIREAGAARVVLAVPVGPPDTIERLGAEADEVLCVETPPSFMAVGQFYASFTQVSDDEAMRYLD, encoded by the coding sequence ATGTTTGACGACCGCACCGATGCGGGACGACAGCTCGCCGACCTCATCGAGGGCCACGACGTCGAGGCCGACGTCGTGTTGGCGATTCCGCGCGGTGGCCTCCCGGTGGGGCGCGCCGTCGCCGACGCCTTGGCGGTCCCGCTCGACATCGTCGCGGCCCGGAAGCTCGGCGCGCCGGGCAACCCCGAGTTCGCTATCGGGGCCGTCGCGTCCGACGGGACGGTCTTCTTGAACGACGAGTACATCGACCAACTCGGCGTCGACGAGTCGTACGTCGACGACGCCATCGAACGCGAGCGCGCGGCCGCACAGGAGAAAGTCGACCGCTATCGGGGCGACCGACCTCCGCTCGACCTGCACGACAAGACCGTCGTCGTCGTCGACGACGGGGTCGCGACCGGTGCCACGACGATCGCGTGCCTGCGCCAGATTCGTGAGGCGGGCGCGGCGCGCGTCGTCCTCGCCGTCCCCGTCGGCCCCCCGGATACGATCGAGCGGCTCGGCGCGGAGGCAGACGAGGTCCTCTGCGTGGAGACGCCACCCTCGTTCATGGCCGTCGGGCAGTTCTACGCGTCGTTCACGCAGGTGTCGGACGACGAGGCGATGCGCTACCTCGACTAA
- a CDS encoding Hsp20/alpha crystallin family protein, producing MNERTNPFEELERLFDRMSRQFGEASTRWGGIEPFQGTSPLESMAVDLVEHDEEFVVSVDLPGYERDDVDIQVTNHTLRIDAEREAAVDEAEENYIRRERRHESMQRSIQLPDEVDTENVAATMKNGVLTITMPKLEVEAARQIEIE from the coding sequence ATGAACGAACGCACCAACCCGTTCGAGGAACTGGAGCGACTGTTCGACCGGATGAGCCGGCAGTTCGGGGAGGCGTCGACCCGGTGGGGTGGCATCGAGCCGTTCCAGGGGACGTCGCCGCTCGAGTCGATGGCTGTCGACCTCGTCGAACACGACGAGGAGTTCGTCGTGAGCGTCGACCTGCCGGGGTACGAGCGTGACGACGTCGACATCCAGGTCACGAACCACACACTCCGGATCGACGCCGAGCGCGAGGCCGCCGTCGACGAGGCGGAGGAGAACTACATCCGCCGCGAGCGGCGACACGAGTCCATGCAGCGGTCCATCCAACTGCCCGACGAGGTCGACACGGAGAACGTCGCGGCGACGATGAAAAACGGCGTGCTGACCATCACGATGCCGAAGCTCGAGGTGGAAGCGGCCCGGCAGATCGAGATCGAGTGA
- a CDS encoding VanZ family protein — protein sequence MSAAADLASCDDPDSKEPRAQSDGMGRRCSEWLCAVGLTLVLLVASLVPSPLERHPEWEWLGPDKFLHLVGHAGYAAVLAEALSTRRCSRGEAAVGAVCLSTVHSLVTGRLQTYVPGRAFEPADVVAGVLGSVLAAAGWYVQTAPAGSETSG from the coding sequence GTGAGCGCCGCCGCCGACCTCGCTTCTTGCGACGACCCCGACAGCAAAGAGCCCAGAGCGCAGAGCGATGGTATGGGTCGTCGCTGCTCGGAGTGGCTGTGTGCAGTCGGGCTCACACTCGTCCTCCTCGTCGCATCGCTCGTGCCGTCACCGCTCGAGCGACACCCGGAGTGGGAGTGGCTGGGGCCGGACAAGTTCTTGCACTTGGTGGGACACGCGGGGTACGCCGCGGTGCTCGCCGAGGCACTCAGTACGAGGCGGTGCTCTCGCGGGGAGGCCGCCGTCGGTGCGGTCTGTCTCTCGACAGTGCACAGCCTCGTCACGGGGCGACTCCAGACGTACGTACCCGGCCGCGCGTTCGAGCCTGCCGACGTCGTCGCGGGCGTGTTGGGCTCGGTGCTCGCCGCCGCCGGCTGGTACGTCCAGACTGCCCCGGCCGGTTCGGAGACGTCCGGGTGA
- a CDS encoding DUF2267 domain-containing protein, translating to MNFDTFTGTVQHRLELPGTGETVRAIRATLLTLGQRIPAGGAEDLAASLPMEINWYLTGAVETHSQRFDWHEFVDRVAAIEGVDPSTAAYHAQVIVDLVATLVPASDFQQLRNQLPEAEDDENWQKLFAVVDAGGWEGTRGDTDG from the coding sequence ATGAATTTCGATACGTTCACCGGCACGGTCCAGCACCGACTCGAACTGCCCGGGACCGGCGAGACGGTCCGCGCCATCCGAGCGACGCTCTTGACCCTGGGACAGCGAATCCCGGCGGGCGGGGCGGAGGACCTCGCGGCGTCGCTCCCGATGGAGATCAACTGGTACCTGACCGGGGCCGTCGAGACACACAGCCAGCGGTTCGACTGGCACGAATTCGTCGACCGGGTCGCCGCCATCGAGGGGGTCGACCCGTCGACGGCGGCGTATCACGCACAGGTCATCGTCGACCTGGTGGCCACGCTCGTCCCGGCGTCGGACTTCCAGCAGCTCCGCAACCAGCTCCCCGAGGCCGAGGACGACGAGAACTGGCAGAAGCTGTTCGCCGTCGTCGACGCGGGCGGGTGGGAGGGGACCCGAGGAGACACGGACGGCTGA
- a CDS encoding DUF7544 domain-containing protein: protein MTLYALDDIEDAIDATREFLWPIERGRWLRLAVVLFFTGGVGGFNPFQFSGSSTPSTPSTPGPGPTPSPELPSLGTPEVAIIAAIIAIIALVFLGFLFVGSVMEFVFVQSLREEAVSIRQYWREHWRKGLRLFGFRLALSVVTIGVVGGVLVAVFAPVFLGGEVAALGLLFLAVPVLVLVVILSGILDGFTTMFVVPVMLLEARGVLASWRRFWPTVRREWKQYLAYLFMSLVLALAGGIVTALATLVGAIAVGIPLAIVGLVGGALLGVVHVVGWVLIGLAVALFVVALFVLTLLVAVPVQTFLRYYALLVLGDTNEAFDVIPERRRAIRSDPSTADG from the coding sequence ATGACGCTCTATGCGCTCGACGACATCGAAGATGCCATCGACGCCACCAGAGAGTTCCTCTGGCCCATCGAGCGGGGACGGTGGCTCCGACTCGCCGTCGTCCTCTTTTTCACCGGCGGCGTCGGTGGGTTCAACCCGTTCCAGTTCTCGGGGAGCAGCACGCCGTCGACACCCAGCACCCCGGGGCCGGGCCCGACGCCGAGTCCCGAACTCCCGTCGCTGGGCACCCCCGAGGTCGCCATCATCGCGGCCATCATCGCCATCATCGCGCTCGTCTTCCTCGGCTTTCTCTTCGTGGGGTCGGTCATGGAGTTCGTCTTCGTCCAGTCCCTGCGAGAAGAGGCGGTCAGCATCAGGCAGTACTGGCGCGAGCACTGGCGGAAGGGCCTCCGCCTCTTCGGGTTCCGACTCGCCCTCTCGGTCGTCACCATCGGCGTGGTCGGCGGCGTCCTCGTCGCCGTGTTCGCCCCCGTCTTCCTGGGTGGGGAGGTCGCCGCGCTCGGCCTCTTGTTCCTCGCCGTGCCCGTCCTCGTCTTAGTCGTGATTCTCAGCGGCATCCTCGACGGCTTCACCACGATGTTCGTCGTCCCGGTGATGCTGCTCGAAGCGCGCGGCGTGCTCGCGTCGTGGCGGCGGTTCTGGCCCACGGTGCGGCGCGAGTGGAAGCAGTACCTCGCGTACCTGTTCATGTCTCTCGTGTTGGCCCTCGCGGGCGGTATCGTCACCGCGCTGGCGACGCTGGTCGGGGCGATCGCCGTCGGCATCCCCCTCGCCATCGTCGGCCTCGTCGGTGGGGCCCTCCTCGGCGTCGTCCACGTCGTGGGGTGGGTCCTCATCGGCCTCGCCGTCGCGCTGTTCGTCGTCGCGCTGTTCGTCCTCACCCTGCTCGTCGCCGTCCCGGTCCAGACGTTCCTGCGCTACTACGCGCTGTTGGTCCTCGGCGACACGAACGAGGCGTTCGACGTGATTCCCGAACGGAGACGGGCGATCCGGAGCGACCCGTCGACGGCCGACGGCTGA
- a CDS encoding amidase, which yields MNDITEATIDDIHVAYEGGELTCRELVEAYLDRIEAYDENGPALNAIVTVNPNARARADELDAAFDESGFVGPLHGIPIVVKDQVETAGITTTFGSEAFADYVPTENATLVTRLEDAGAVILAKTNLPDWATSWFGYSSVIGRTKNPYDLDRDPGGSSSGTGAAVAANLGTVGIGEDTGGSIRLPAAYTNLFGIRVTPGLLPRTGMSPLVVSQDTPGPMARTAKELAQVLDATVGYDAADEYTAVNELTEAAGHYTDSLDANALAGARIGVLRDLFGDRDAPDSGPVTRKVDEAVETMADAGAELVDPVSIPNLGEHFEATLLYIAQSKRDLNEFFAAREDAPVGSVSELYESGQYHEVLDLFIGIAENGPEDPTDDPGYWEAVAAQSAFQRAVLNVYAAHDLDVLLCPDAQVIPPTAAAIEAGELDTMTFPTNTILASQSGLCAVSVPAGLTDDGHPVGVELIGKPYDESTLLSLAHSFEQVAPARVPPATTPPLDD from the coding sequence ATGAACGACATCACCGAGGCGACCATCGACGACATCCACGTCGCGTACGAGGGCGGCGAACTCACCTGCCGCGAACTCGTCGAAGCGTATCTCGACCGCATCGAGGCCTACGACGAGAACGGTCCCGCACTCAACGCCATCGTCACCGTCAATCCGAACGCGAGGGCGCGGGCGGACGAACTCGACGCCGCCTTCGACGAGAGCGGCTTCGTGGGCCCGCTTCACGGCATCCCCATCGTCGTCAAAGACCAGGTCGAGACGGCCGGAATCACGACGACGTTCGGTTCCGAGGCCTTCGCCGATTACGTGCCCACGGAGAACGCGACGCTCGTCACGCGACTCGAGGACGCCGGGGCAGTCATCCTCGCGAAGACGAACCTCCCCGACTGGGCCACCTCGTGGTTCGGCTACTCGTCGGTCATCGGACGCACCAAGAACCCGTACGACCTCGACCGCGACCCCGGCGGGTCGTCGAGCGGGACCGGCGCGGCCGTCGCGGCCAACCTCGGCACGGTCGGCATCGGCGAGGACACCGGCGGCTCCATCCGCCTCCCGGCCGCGTACACCAACCTCTTCGGCATCCGCGTGACGCCGGGGCTGCTCCCGCGGACCGGGATGTCGCCGCTCGTCGTCTCGCAGGACACCCCGGGCCCGATGGCGCGCACGGCGAAGGAGTTGGCACAGGTCCTCGACGCGACGGTCGGCTACGACGCGGCCGACGAGTACACCGCGGTGAACGAACTCACTGAGGCCGCCGGCCACTACACCGACTCGCTCGATGCGAACGCGCTCGCGGGGGCCCGCATCGGTGTCCTCCGTGACCTGTTCGGCGACAGGGACGCCCCCGACAGCGGCCCCGTCACGCGGAAAGTCGACGAGGCGGTCGAGACGATGGCCGACGCCGGGGCCGAACTGGTCGACCCGGTCTCGATTCCGAACCTCGGCGAGCACTTCGAGGCCACGCTGCTCTACATCGCCCAGTCCAAGCGCGACCTGAACGAGTTCTTCGCCGCGCGCGAGGACGCCCCCGTCGGCTCGGTGTCGGAACTGTACGAGTCGGGGCAGTACCACGAGGTCCTCGACCTGTTCATCGGCATCGCCGAGAACGGGCCGGAGGACCCCACGGACGACCCCGGCTACTGGGAGGCCGTCGCCGCTCAGTCCGCGTTCCAGCGGGCGGTCCTGAACGTCTACGCCGCACACGACCTCGATGTCCTGCTCTGTCCCGACGCCCAGGTCATCCCGCCGACGGCGGCGGCCATCGAAGCGGGCGAACTCGACACGATGACGTTCCCGACCAACACCATCCTCGCCTCGCAGTCGGGGCTCTGTGCTGTCTCGGTCCCCGCGGGACTGACCGACGACGGCCACCCGGTCGGAGTCGAACTCATCGGGAAGCCGTACGACGAGTCGACCCTCCTGTCGCTCGCGCACTCGTTCGAGCAGGTCGCGCCCGCGCGCGTGCCACCGGCGACGACGCCGCCGCTCGACGACTGA
- a CDS encoding aldo/keto reductase, whose translation MAVPTHTLPSGDELPAVGLGTWKLDDETAKESVHAALDAGYTHVDTAEGYRNERGIGEALAESEHDRDDVFLTSKVLPKNLTYDSLIEACEASLDRLGTEYLDLYLIHWPNPAISLRESLDAMATLSDRGLVRNVGVSNFSAYQLSCAHHVSDVPIAVNQVEFHPWFQRPDLVDYCRDTETVVEAAAPLARTEIFADEVVRELAQKYDTSAAQVVLRWALDRDVVVLPKSSSPAHVRQNLELDWELDDADRSRLDDRDRDQPVYDTPARDWTGDTYGINR comes from the coding sequence ATGGCAGTTCCCACACACACGCTCCCGAGCGGCGACGAACTCCCCGCGGTCGGCCTCGGGACCTGGAAACTCGACGACGAGACGGCGAAAGAGAGCGTCCACGCGGCGCTGGACGCGGGCTACACGCACGTCGACACCGCCGAGGGCTACCGCAACGAACGCGGTATCGGCGAGGCGCTCGCCGAGTCCGAACACGACCGCGACGACGTCTTTCTCACCTCGAAGGTCCTCCCGAAGAACCTCACCTACGACTCGCTCATCGAGGCGTGTGAGGCCTCGCTCGACCGACTGGGAACGGAGTACCTGGACCTGTACCTCATCCACTGGCCGAACCCGGCCATCTCGCTGCGGGAGTCACTGGACGCGATGGCGACGCTGTCGGACCGCGGGCTGGTCCGAAACGTCGGCGTGTCGAACTTCAGCGCCTACCAGCTCAGCTGTGCCCACCACGTCAGCGACGTCCCCATCGCGGTGAACCAGGTCGAGTTCCACCCGTGGTTCCAGCGGCCCGACCTCGTCGACTACTGCCGCGACACCGAGACCGTGGTCGAGGCCGCGGCACCGCTCGCGCGGACCGAGATATTCGCTGACGAGGTGGTACGCGAACTGGCCCAGAAGTACGACACGTCCGCGGCACAGGTCGTCCTCCGGTGGGCGCTCGACCGCGACGTGGTCGTCCTGCCGAAGTCCTCCTCGCCGGCGCACGTCCGGCAGAACCTGGAACTCGACTGGGAACTGGACGACGCGGACCGAAGCCGCCTCGACGACCGCGACCGCGACCAGCCGGTGTACGACACGCCCGCGCGTGACTGGACGGGGGACACGTACGGCATCAACCGGTGA